The following nucleotide sequence is from Penaeus vannamei isolate JL-2024 chromosome 10, ASM4276789v1, whole genome shotgun sequence.
tgtggaagagatagacaacacaacattctattGTCTGgtaaggcaagaagagaggaatgaacagaggaagcaatggttaggcgtatatgcatatgtatatgtatgtgtgaagatacgtatgtgacaaacatgtaagattatatatatgtatcttatagtaattagatatagatatagctgggttacatatatGCAATAGCTTTTGCTGTGGATGTTCCCCTTGCTTGTCGGAATCCATATTGTCGGATGTTTAGCAGCTGATTGTCTTCAAGGTATGACCGAAGGCGGGTGTAAAGAATTCTTTCGAATATTTTCCCGGGCATTTCTAGCAGTGAGATAGGTCTAAAATTCTCTGATCTGTTGGGTGGCTTTCCTGCTTTTGGTATTAGTGTAAGTAGAGCAGTTTTAAATCTTTGGGGAAAGTATCCGAAAGCCATGGATGCATTGAAAATGCTTGTTAGGCAGTGCATCATTATAGGAGGTATGTTTGTGATTTCTGGTTTCCTGATCTGACTGATTCCAGGTGCtttattctttgtgtgtttgACAGCCTTTGTGATTTCTTCTATGGTGATTGGTGCTATTAGTGTATTCTCTATTGTTCAGTTGTTTAGGTTGATGCATTGGTCTGGGATAAGCTGGTCAGCCTGGAGGGCTAGGTCCTCTGTAACCCTTTCTTCGGTTTCTTGATCAAACTGCAAGTTTTCTGTGTGGGAGATTTGGTATATATTTCTCCAATATGTTCGGTGGACAGCTTCTTTTTTTGTGCCTGAGTATAATTTCCTACCCTGATGATCGTATAGGTATGGGCTCGTTTTGATGTCGTTTCCCATTAGGATTCTTAGTTGTTGCCAAAAGTCCTTTGGGCCTCTTGATTTTGAGGCAAGATTGGTGGCGAGTTCTATCCATTTGTTACTGAAATGAGCTCTGCAGGTCTCTGTTAACTGTACCCTGACTTGTTTGAATTGTTTTCTGAGCTCCTGGCCCCAGCCTCTGGTGTTGACAAGGGTTTTTATCCCCTTGTACTGGGCCTGGAGTAACTGTAGTTCAGGGGAGCTTGTACGGTGTGGTGCAGTTCTGTAAGCTCTTTTTGGGATGGAGGTTTCTTTGGCTTCAAGGAGGTCATCATACCATCTTTCGGTTAGATCAATGTCTGAAATGGGTCTCCCATTTAGGTCATTGTCTGATTTGTCTTCCAGGAGTTCCTTGAATTTGTTCCAGTCAGCCTTCTTGTAGTCGGATTGAGGGATGGTTGGGATGAGGATGGGTTTTATTGATAACTCTACAATGATTGGGGGGTGATCACTGGTGGTGATATTGCCAGGAGTGATACGGGTATTGAAATATCTGTATCTGTTGTTGAGGACGATGTCTGGGCTTGTGGCTGACTTCTGTCTTATCAGTGTAAGGAAGTCTGGGCCCAAGTGATTCAGACGGCCATCTGCCATTAATCTCGCCAAGCTGTTTCCGACGTTGTTATTATCTCTCTGCCCGAGTATTCTATGTCTACCATTAAAATCTCCGATAATGTAGACAAGTTTTTGTTGTCTAAGGAGCTTAAGTAGATCGGGGGATGGTAGATAAGGGCGACGTGGAGGTAGGTATCCTGTGGCTACAATTATGGGTCCTCTGGCTGTATCCACCTCAATGGCCAAAAACTCTTGGTCAAAGTTATTAATAATTCGGTGTTGCAGACCTCGTCTTACTGCAATGGCCACCCCATCGGCTCTCTCCctggttttgtttcttttgataGGTTGTGAATAAGAAAATCTGTAGTGTCACTATCTTCGAGGCCATGGCTGTTTAGGAGGATAATGTCAGGACTTAGTGAATTATATGTGCTGCACAGTTCGTGTCGTCTTGTGTGCCAGTGGAGGATGTTATATTGTATTGTTTTAAGGTTCATTTTGCTGATTTAAGTTTGGGTTGGGTTGCTTCAGCATACTCATTTCTAATTCCTTTTAATTTGTGTCGTCCTATTAACATTCCTCCATGTACTTCAATAGATCCGGCTTCTAGATGTCCTTTGATCTTTTCTTCCCCATTGATAAATTTTCTGTTGGTGAATGCAAATTTTATGATGCCggccttgatctctctcttttaacGAGAGGTCTTTTGGGAGTGTCAGGACTTGTTTTGTAGTGTTAATCTCCTTAAGAGCTGCGTCTGCTGCTTTTTTGGCCACAGAGCTGTATGACAGGTTGATTTCTTTATgttctttgtttgatttttcattttaatttttttgattatttcctttcttgtctTACATTTTCCGGAGTATTCTGTGATTCTCTCCACATTTAATGCATTTGGGATTTGATTTATTTGTGCATTCTCTGAAAATGTGTCCTTCTTGAGCACTCACTACAAATCTTCCTGTCCTTTGTTGGGCACGATTTTTTTGTGTGATCATATGAATAGCACACCATGCACTGGGGTACATTTGTGTACTTTTCGAATTCGATGTTTCTGGAGGGGATGGAAAACCAGAAGAGGCATAACCCAGTCTCTTTGATTTTGTTAGCCATGTCCATAGTTATGAAGCGGACCTTGATAAACTTGGGCTTTTCCATGGTGTAAATATCTTCTATTTGGGCGAATAGCTTGGTTCGATTCTCTTAGCACCTCCTGATGTATTCCCTTCAACACTAGGGTCATTTTCGCTCTTTTCTCAGGAGAGAGGACTGGGGTGAAGCCTGCTGTAGTAAGAGCGTTCCTTGTTGCGTTTTCAAACATTGTTGGTACATCGGTTTCTGTTATGGCTATGTGCCCATCATACTTGTCCAGAAGTTTTACAATCTTTATGTCCTGTTGGCAGAGTATCTTCAGCAATTCTTGTCATTGGAGGACGGTCCTCCTCCGGTTTTTATGCGAACCTTCGGCatgtttacatttttcttttggaGAATTAATACACAAAAATTACCTGCCTAGTCCTTGAAAGAATGCTATCgaattacacccccccccccccgccctgcacTCCTATCCCTATCACTATCCTGGAGTGGCGGAGAGTGCATATGTTGCCCTAGTTCCTGAAGCTCCCCCCCTCGATGGATTAGTCGGTGGAGTTCTCCACCCAATGAGGGCTCGTAGGCTATCCTGTGTACAGTGGCCCCCCAACAAACACACTGTGCGGTTGGAAGCACCACTGCACCGCCCCCAGACGAATCACCTTCGGGAAGGTGAGGTCCAGGAACGAAGGTGGAATAGTGtgaagaaagaggtgagggagaaaaagagcacTGAAAAGGCAGCCAaagagtttatttgtttatccacaACACTCTTTGGAACAGTGCAGGTGTGTGTtatggtgtatgtatgtttttgagcCCCAACGGGGGCACGACCAGGTATAAAGGCCACTAGTCTGCACTAGCTGGCCTAAATACTAAGGTGACGTGGGCTGTGACCCAACCCACGCCAGAAAGGTGACAATGATGCCAAGGTGTGGCAGCAATATCACGCAGATCAGGTGACTATGATGGCAAAGCCACGCAAAGCAGGTGGCAATGTAGTCACCTGCTAAGTGGGTCGCTTCTATGCCGCAGTACAGGTGTGGGAGAGGTGTTGACTGCGACGGTCGAGAGCAGACTGTGTCCATTAGTCGCCGAAGAAAGCAGCATACATCTCAGCCACAAGAATATCATGCTGAACCAAGTGCAAGCAATGTACCCTCTGGGCAGGCACCATCCACCTCGTCAGGAAACTCTAGAACTAGAAGCCTTAGCCCAACGAAGTCTCCCAGCAACCCCAGAGGGACTCAAAGATATACTGCCGACAAGGCTCAACGCAAACGTGTGCGTCACTCTTCCTCAGGCAGCGAACACTCCGCTCTTGCTTCTACTTTAGATGGGGAAGAAATCATCATAGCAGATGATCCTGCAGACATCACCAATGTTCCTATTTATCGGATGAACCTTGCGATAATCCATATTTATTGCTCTCTCAGGTGAGCTTAGAGGAGTCACGTGATTGGTCGTCAGGTCacgtgattttcatcattatgaaccAATGCGCGTGTTTTCCGTTGATGTCACATTGAAATTATTCATTACTATTGAAGTTGCATTGTGGGTAGCTGAGTTGCCTATTACCATAAACAGCGGATAATTCATCGCTTTAGAAAAATAATACCTTATTTGATGGTGTGTTGTGGAGTAAAGAAGTTAAATCCACATATAAAACGTGTTCGTTTCATTATTCGatgcacatcatcattattattattggtggtggtgttattattgttgttgttgatgatgatattattgtcattactattattatttttataataatctttattattattagacagaAGGTCAATAGATAATCGGTTATGATTATAAACTCCTTCTGTCCCTGTCTGGCtgcctctctcacgctctcccttcctctctctctctctctctcttttttataaatataaatatatatatatatatatatatatatatatatatatatatatatatatatatatatatatatgtatatatatgtgtgtgtgtgtgtgtgtgtgtgtgtgtgtgtatatatattttcatatatatgtatatatatatatatatatatatatatatatatatatatatatatatata
It contains:
- the LOC138862882 gene encoding uncharacterized protein: MYPSAWCAIHMITQKNRAQQRTGRFVVSAQEGHIFRECTNKSNPKCIKCGENHRILRKIKFINGEEKIKGHLEAGSIEVHGGMLIGRHKLKGIRNENKTRERADGVAIAVRRGLQHRIINNFDQEFLAIEVDTARGPIIVATGYLPPRRPYLPSPDLLKLLRQQKLVYIIGDFNGRHRILGQRDNNNVGNSLARLMADGRLNHLGPDFLTLIRQKSATSPDIVLNNRYRYFNTRITPGNITTSDHPPIIVELSIKPILIPTIPQSDYKKADWNKFKELLEDKSDNDLNGRPISDIDLTERWYDDLLEAKETSIPKRAYRTAPHRTSSPELQLLQAQYKGIKTLVNTRGWGQELRKQFKQVRVQLTETCRAHFSNKWIELATNLASKSRGPKDFWQQLRILMGNDIKTSPYLYDHQGRKLYSGTKKEAVHRTYWRNIYQISHTENLQFDQETEERVTEDLALQADQLIPDQCINLNN